The following proteins are encoded in a genomic region of Leptospira wolbachii serovar Codice str. CDC:
- a CDS encoding 1-acyl-sn-glycerol-3-phosphate acyltransferase, with protein MSIKSFIPAKFNLPALWFTDLTLPVLNKMLHNLESIEISETDQKTLKSFQKERLLYISNHPTTKEPGIAYHAANLMGSRFHYMAAREVFEWAYGFVGDFIQSIGAYSVLAGAPDRESLKASRDILASKGGKLALFPEGEPTSGMNDTLLPFQPGVAQLGFWGLDDALKKDAEAKIWILPTFVKYRMNGSIDSMQKDIDQTITRMEQKLGIEKTGKDIVHRFLSVGKRMIEREEKEYGVPVEEGRADDFDYRLGRMRHAMLDNIARKANIPKWDADANAIEKLRRILSVLEMVSVGMPDPNGELPSLEMATWARKAATKAYDFITIQTAYIKELPSAERLYEFLYRYENELFGEFRPRPHKAIVRFGTPFTINEYLSSYKEDKKKTLDSITERLRKELQTMLVEEKSKSNPLFPSQYIF; from the coding sequence ATGTCAATCAAATCCTTTATCCCTGCAAAGTTCAATCTCCCGGCTTTATGGTTTACGGATCTGACTTTACCCGTTCTCAATAAAATGCTCCACAACCTCGAATCCATCGAAATTTCAGAAACGGACCAAAAGACATTAAAATCCTTTCAAAAAGAAAGACTACTTTATATCTCTAACCACCCTACCACCAAAGAACCTGGAATTGCTTACCATGCGGCCAATCTTATGGGTTCTCGGTTTCACTATATGGCCGCAAGAGAGGTGTTTGAATGGGCTTATGGATTTGTCGGTGACTTCATTCAATCCATTGGGGCCTATTCCGTGTTAGCTGGAGCGCCAGACCGCGAGTCGCTCAAAGCCTCAAGGGATATTCTTGCCTCCAAAGGGGGAAAACTTGCTCTTTTTCCAGAAGGAGAACCCACAAGTGGAATGAACGATACCCTCCTTCCCTTCCAACCAGGAGTGGCCCAATTGGGTTTTTGGGGGTTGGATGATGCACTAAAAAAAGATGCAGAAGCAAAAATTTGGATTTTACCTACCTTCGTTAAGTACAGAATGAACGGTTCCATTGATTCCATGCAAAAAGACATCGACCAAACCATAACCAGAATGGAACAGAAGTTAGGGATAGAAAAAACTGGCAAAGATATCGTCCATAGATTTTTATCTGTGGGGAAACGAATGATTGAAAGGGAAGAAAAAGAATATGGAGTTCCTGTAGAAGAAGGGAGAGCCGATGACTTTGACTACCGATTGGGTAGAATGCGCCATGCCATGCTCGACAACATAGCAAGAAAAGCCAATATCCCCAAATGGGATGCAGATGCCAACGCCATAGAAAAACTCAGAAGGATCTTAAGTGTTCTTGAAATGGTGTCTGTGGGAATGCCCGATCCGAACGGTGAACTCCCAAGTCTAGAGATGGCAACTTGGGCAAGAAAGGCCGCGACCAAAGCTTATGACTTTATTACCATCCAAACTGCTTATATCAAAGAACTACCGAGTGCGGAACGATTGTATGAGTTTTTATACCGCTACGAAAATGAACTTTTTGGAGAATTTCGCCCACGACCCCACAAAGCAATCGTTAGATTCGGAACACCATTCACGATCAATGAGTATCTAAGTTCTTATAAAGAAGACAAAAAGAAAACGCTAGATTCCATTACAGAACGTCTAAGAAAAGAGTTACAAACAATGCTTGTGGAAGAAAAATCCAAATCCAATCCCTTGTTTCCGAGCCAATATATTTTTTAA